A single region of the Microlunatus panaciterrae genome encodes:
- a CDS encoding IclR family transcriptional regulator produces MNGVQTVSRAFELLDLIADHGSSVTISELSTTSGLPLPTVHRLLKALVALGHVRQTPSRRYALGPRLIRLGEVASQTLGATAKPFLTELVNFTEETSNFAIREGDLVVYVAQVPSRHSMRMFTEIGRRVLPHCTGVGKALLAQLPDSSVKEILQRNGMPAMTTQTITTADELMKDLERIRQRGWAEDNGEQEIGVRCIAAPVLGTGIQAAISVSGPSARLTPEVAESVGPYLLKVAAELATAINSTGD; encoded by the coding sequence TTGAATGGCGTCCAGACGGTCTCGCGTGCTTTCGAACTTCTGGACCTGATCGCTGACCACGGTTCCTCAGTAACCATCAGCGAGTTGTCGACCACTTCCGGACTCCCCCTCCCGACCGTACACAGACTGCTCAAGGCCCTGGTCGCGTTGGGTCATGTCCGCCAAACGCCCTCACGACGCTACGCCCTCGGCCCACGGCTGATCCGGCTGGGCGAGGTTGCCAGTCAGACGCTGGGGGCGACGGCCAAGCCATTCCTGACCGAACTGGTCAATTTCACCGAAGAGACGTCGAACTTCGCCATTCGGGAAGGCGATCTCGTCGTCTATGTGGCACAGGTCCCGTCCCGGCATTCGATGCGGATGTTCACCGAGATCGGGCGCCGCGTACTGCCGCACTGCACGGGAGTAGGCAAGGCTCTATTGGCACAGCTGCCAGACTCGTCCGTGAAGGAGATCCTCCAGCGCAACGGAATGCCGGCCATGACCACGCAGACCATCACCACCGCCGACGAGCTGATGAAGGACCTGGAGCGGATCCGTCAGCGCGGCTGGGCCGAAGACAACGGCGAACAGGAGATCGGGGTGCGCTGTATCGCGGCACCCGTCCTGGGCACTGGCATCCAAGCCGCGATCTCCGTGTCTGGTCCTTCAGCCCGGCTGACGCCGGAGGTTGCCGAAAGTGTTGGCCCATACCTGCTGAAGGTCGCTGCCGAACTGGCCACGGCGATCAACAGCACCGGGGACTGA